A segment of the Rickettsia bellii RML369-C genome:
CACCTATGATATGCGTAGTAAAGAGGATATAAAAGGAATAGGGAAATTTAATAAACCTTTATATAAAATATCGAAAGATGATGATCTAAAAGAAGTAATAAAATCGATTCAGCTTAATAATAAATCATTATTAATATTTAAAGATGATGAAGAGATTTTTAAAATTAATTATTTAGCTTTCTTTATTTCTAAGAAAAATCTAGCAGATAGCGAAGATATTTCATTGATTTTAAATATGAATTATGATTCTGAAAAGAATATAGCTAATTTTAAAAATGCTACTTTAGATATTGCGGCTTTATTAAAATTTACCCCAGATGGTGAAAATTCTGCTATTTTACAAAATTTTAACATAGAAAAGTTTGTTTTTAGCTGTGATCATAACTCTAAAATCAATCTAAATGGTGCTTTACAATTTTTTGCTAATAAATTACCGCAAGGTAAGTTATCGTTTGAGCTTGAAAATTATCACTCTATTATTGATAAGTTATTACCTAATAATATTATGTTTTCTAAAAAGTTTATTAAAACAGTTATTGCTAAAGCAGTTAATAAAGCTTCCGATGAAGCTGTAGTTAAAGAATCAGATAACTTAAATCCTGATTATTCTAATATAGAAAAAGCTAAGTTTGATGTTGAATTTTCTGAAAAAGGAATAAATATCGGCTCTATTAATTTACTTGAGTTAAAACTTGGGGATAGTAAAGAAGAACAGCAGCCTGAAAATCATGCGAATTAATTATATGAATAACCTTAAATTAATATTATATAGCTTTGTTTTTAGTATAATTCTTACATGTAGTAATATTTATGCTGATCAAAAGCAAAAAGTTTTTAAGATTGGTACTGGCTCTATTTTGCAAGGTTATTATTCTATAGGTCTTGATTTATGCAAAACAATTATAGGAGATGAAAAAAATAATGAAAATATAGTATGCGAAGTTGTAGCAACAAACGGTAGTATTGAAAATTTAAAATTATTGCAACAAGGTAAAATCGATTTAGCTTTAGTGCAGGCAAATATTGCAGTAGAAGCATATGATGGAATAGGTTATTATAGCGATAAAGGAAAAATGCAAAATCTACGTCAGCTATTAAATTTACATGATGAATTTTTTACAGTTATCGTAAAAGATGAGGATAAGATAAAGTTTTTTGCTGATATTGATGGAAAAAGAATAACTAGTGGTCCAGAATATTCCAGCAGCAATATTACTTATGATGCAATGTGTTCTCTATATAAATTTGCTAAAGAACCAATAAATACTGATATTAATTATGAAGATTCTATCGATAAATTCTGCCAAAAAGAAATAGATGCTATAATCATGATGGTTGGACATCCAAATCCTTTAGTGAATTTAATTGCTAATAGATGTGAAATTGATTTTGTTTCAATTGAAAACGATAAAATAGCAGAGTTAATACAACAAAATAGAGCTTTTCGCAAAGCGGAGCTTCATAAAGGCTTATATCCAGGTATTACAGATGATCAAACAACTGTAAAAGTATCAGCAATTTTAGTAACTAGAAATGATGTAGATTCTAATATGCTAGATAAATTTATTGGTGCTTTTCATAGAAATGTTGCAAGTTTTAAACTTTCTAATTATTTATTGAACAATATTAACATTAACTATTTTGCCGATACTCAAAACTTTGTTTTACCAAAACATGATTCGGTCAGAAATAGAGAATAACTATTTATTAGAGTATTATATAGAAATACCATGTTTAAAAATATACTTATACCTATAGACTTAGCAGATAAAAAGTCTGTGAAAGCTCTTCTTTCTAAAGCTTTAATGTTTGCAACAGCTTCTCAAGCAAAGCTACATTTTATATATGTGATTTCTGATTTTGGTATGAAAATGGTCGAAGATTATTTACCTAAAAATTGGATTGCAGAAAAAAAAGCAAAATATCAAACTCAAGTAAAAGAGCTTATAAAACAATATGTACCAGATGAAATTGAAGCTGATTATTACATAGGTAGCGGTGCTGTTTACGATGAAATAATTAAGCGTTCCAATGATATCAAAGCTGATTTAATAATAATCTCAGCAGTTAGACCGCAGCTAAGAGATTATATGCTTGGTCCTAATGCCTCTAAAATCTTCCGTCACTCTAGTATATCAGTCTTAGTAGTAATAGACGAGTAATTAAACCTCGTCTATTAACTCTTCATTTACCAAAAATATATTTTCTATTTGCAAATAAGTAGCTAATTAAAAAATAATTTATATTTTCTATTATTAATAGAAAATATAGTTGACATTTTAGAAAAGCTAGCTAAAATCCTTTGCAAGGATAGCAGTAATGCTATCCTTGGGTATAGAAGCCCTTGATCACAGATGGTTAGCATCATCCATTTAAAAATGCTCCTCAACTTTGTCATGGTTGGGGAGATAGTAGCTATGTACAAGGTTTTAAACCTAAAGGCTGTTATAACTGTTCTGTGACGGTTCTTCTAACTCCCCGGCCACCAACGTTATGCTCTTTGGTGGTTAATTTGAGTAATTTAAACTTTGTACACAGAACCATTAACCGGTATGGTACGGCATATTTTATAAAGTTTGATACAAGTGAATTTACGCTGTGTAGACTTATCTTGAAATTTATCTTGTCTGAAGTTTTATAAAATATGCTTTAATTTTATTTGGAATTAAATAACTTTATCTAAGGTAAACCTGCTTTTCACCTTAGATGTTCATTATTATCTAAAGTTTTTTGAAAAAGAAGCACATATACCGCAAATACTTCAAAAGTTGGTAAGTCAAATAAGCGGTGAGTCTGCGGAACGTAGATAAACTACGTGAGCAAAGACGAATCCCGAAATTTGGCTTGCCAAATCTTGAAGTATTAAAGGTATACATCAATAAGATTAATTATTTTCTTTAAACAATTCATATTAGAAATCTTCATAGAACCTAGGAGTATAATCCTTAAATATTGGATTTATTCGGAATATAATTATGATAAGCTAAGATATCGTTGCTTATTTGCGACTCACTATTATGAGTTAACTATTATGGATATTTAGTTCAGAAAATGATATAATAAAAATATTAAATAGAATAATAAAAGAGATATGTACAAAGTTAATCCAAGAGTAGATTTAGCATTTAAAAAGATCTTCGGAGTGGAGGAGAATAAGGATTTATTAATATCGCTTATTAATTCTATAGTTAGTGAAAAAGATCAAATTGTAGAAGTAACGCTTCTTAATCCATATAATCCGAAAAATTTTGCAGCAGATAAATTATCTATTCTCGATGTAAAGGCTAAAAGTGAAGCTGGTAAAATGTTTAATATCGAAATACAGGTGACCGATGAAGCTGATTATGATAAAAGAGCCTTATATTATTGGTCTAAATTATATGCAGAACAATTAAAAGCCGGTGATGACTATTCAAAATTAAATAAAACAATAGGTATTCATATACTAAATTTTACTAGATACTGCAAACTATCATAGTGCCTTTGAGTTAAGAGATAGAGTAACCGGCTTAGTATATTTTGAAGATATAGAGTTACATACAATAGAACTAAATAAATTTACTAATGCTAAAGAAGAGCTAACAGATATAGTAAAAAAGGTTAAAGATTCTCTTGATATATGGCTAGCTTTTTTAACTCGCCATGATTTATTAAACAAAGATAAGCTGCCAAAAAAACTAGATAATAAAGTTTTAAAGAAAGCCTTAACGGTACTTGAGGTTATGAATTTTAACGAGGAAGAGCGAAATACTTATGAAGATCGCTTAAAATGGCTTATGATCGAGGCTAATACCTTAAAAAAAACAGAAATGAAAAAAGCTGCTGAGATAGCAAAAGAAATGCTAATATATAATGAACCTATAGAAAAAATAATTAAGTATACTAAACTTTCAACAGAAGAAATAGAAAAGCTGAAAAGAGAAATAGAGGAGTCCAACAAATAAGTGGTATTTAAAAGTATGAATTTTAACGAGGGGAAGAGCGAAACACTTATGAAGACCGCTTAAAATGGCTTATGATCGAGGCTAATATCTTAAAAAAAGCAGAAGTGAAAAAAGCTGAAAGTAGAAATTTAGAAAGGATTATTTAAGCCAAGTTTTCCGTATGTTTCTGAATTATCTATGGCTTTTATTCCTTGTTTGATTAGGCGTAATATGTAATACATTCCTGCCCCGAAAACAATCATATATACTACTATAAAAGCCATCAAAGAAATAAACACATATTTGCCTAGCACTGGTGATGCCATATCGGCAGTTCTTAAAATATTATAGACAATATAAGGTTGTCTGCCTACTTCAGTGACAAACCAGCCGGCTAAAACTGCAATAAAGCCTGATGGTGACATTAACATATACCAATATTGAAACCATTTAGCATTATATAATCTTTTCTTTAAATAAAGATATAATCCGGCGATGCCAGTAAATACCATTAAAAAACCAATCCCGACCATGATACGAAAGCTATAAAATACTGTAGCAACCGGTGGACGTTCGTCTCTTGACCATTCTTTTAGTCCTTTTATTTCACCATCCAAGCTATGAGTTAAGATTAAGCTACTAGCATATGGTATCTGGAGAGCATATTTTGTTTTTTCTTCTTCTTTGTCCGGAAAGCCAATAATATTTAAAGCTGCCCCTTTTTCTGTATCCCAAATTCCTTCCATAGCTGAAACTTTAACAGGCTGATATTTAAGAGTATTTAAGCCATGCTGATCACCAATAAATACTTGAACAGGAGCAACAAATAATGCCATTAATACTGCCATAAAAAGCATAATTTTAGCATGTTCTTTATAGCGGTTATTTAGTAAATAAAAACTTCCTACACCGCCAATAACAAACGAAGTGGTTAGATAAGCTGCCGTAAGCATGTGAAGAAAACGATATGGGAAAGAAGGATTGAAGATAATCTCAAGCCAATTTAAAGGATAAAAAAGCCCATCATCCCTAATTTCAAAGCTGGTAGGGGTGTGCATCCAGCTAATAGCTGAAAGTATCCAAAAAGCTGAAATAACAGTGCCAATAGCAACTATTAAAGTAGAAATAAAATGTACTTTTTTGCTGACTTTATTAAAGCCAAATAACATGATGCCGAGAAAGGAGGATTCTAAAAAGAAAGCGGTAAAAACTTCAAAGCCGAGTAATGGACCAAGTACGTTGCCGACCTTATCAGAAAAATTTGACCAATTAGTACCAAATTGATAGGACATTACGACGCCAGAAACTACGCCCATACCGAAAGTAACTGCAAAAATCTTTACCCAGAATTTATATATTTCCTGGTAAACAGTTTTTCCTGTTTTTAACCATAACCCCTCAATGACTGCCAGAAAGCTTGCAAGACCTATAGTAAATGCGGGAAATATGATATGAAAGCTTATGGTAAAAGCAAACTGAATTCTTGATAATAATACTTGATCAAATTCCATATATTACAAAACCATAACTAATAAATTTCTGTATTTGATTTAATTAGCCGCCTTTGCTATTATCAAATTCTATCTGATTAGTTTTAACAAATTTTCCTTTTTCGGAGTTCCAATTATAATGAACATTTACTATTCTTATTTCTGTAACATTAACATCACCGTTTGGCAATTGCGTAACATCATATCCTTTACGGATAGAATCAGTAATTAACAGGCTTGCTTGGCAAATATATTTTACATCGAAGAATGGAGAATTATCATCTTTCATGTCTTTTTGTTCTTCTAAAAAATTATTAGATAATTCTTTTTCTTGCATTTCTCAATGATTTTGAGTTTATTTTCTGATTTTTGTAACACTATTTAATACAAGAAGCAAGACTTTTCAATATATTTAATAGTTTTAGATATATTTTTACAAAAAAATTAAGTTAAATACACTGCTTTCTTAAAATATGAGGTAACATTATAGTGATAAAATATCCTACTTTATCCAAATCGACGCTTAGTTTAGGTATTTATTTTTTAAAATTCGATAAAGTTAAAATTCTCTTATTAACTGCTAGTTGTATCATATTTGGTATGATTCCGGCAGTTGATAGTATATTATTGCAAAAGATTATCGATTTAATTGAGTCATTTAGTGACGATAATGCACATAATCTTTTATCTTCAATGATTTATTGGGCAGTATTTTACGCTCTTTGGTGGGAGGGAATTAATATCGCTTACCGCTCATACGATTATTTATATTTAAAAACCATGCCGGTTATTAAAGGAAAGATATTAAATGAGCTTTATAATTATACCCAGTATCACAGCCATAAATTCTTTCAAGACAATCTAGCAGGGCATATTAGCAATAGAATTACTGAGACTGCTATATCATTTGAAATGATAATTTCGATATTTGGTGAGAAAATTCTCCGCAAGCTAGCAATTATTGCTTTTGCACTAGTTGCTTTATATTCGGTACATTATATTTTTGCCACCATATTTATTATATGGATTACAGTT
Coding sequences within it:
- a CDS encoding RP198 family tick cell line-upregulated protein is translated as MIRKILIFVFLAFTIVWFAAAYTLKNNVINLIKNSESDNLKISYNTVKFSGYPFHWKITITDPKVKLIDHVNSKELSSENIVLNIKFSTKKATLNFGPFIKEVDNYGDKTFTYDMRSKEDIKGIGKFNKPLYKISKDDDLKEVIKSIQLNNKSLLIFKDDEEIFKINYLAFFISKKNLADSEDISLILNMNYDSEKNIANFKNATLDIAALLKFTPDGENSAILQNFNIEKFVFSCDHNSKINLNGALQFFANKLPQGKLSFELENYHSIIDKLLPNNIMFSKKFIKTVIAKAVNKASDEAVVKESDNLNPDYSNIEKAKFDVEFSEKGINIGSINLLELKLGDSKEEQQPENHAN
- a CDS encoding TAXI family TRAP transporter solute-binding subunit; protein product: MNNLKLILYSFVFSIILTCSNIYADQKQKVFKIGTGSILQGYYSIGLDLCKTIIGDEKNNENIVCEVVATNGSIENLKLLQQGKIDLALVQANIAVEAYDGIGYYSDKGKMQNLRQLLNLHDEFFTVIVKDEDKIKFFADIDGKRITSGPEYSSSNITYDAMCSLYKFAKEPINTDINYEDSIDKFCQKEIDAIIMMVGHPNPLVNLIANRCEIDFVSIENDKIAELIQQNRAFRKAELHKGLYPGITDDQTTVKVSAILVTRNDVDSNMLDKFIGAFHRNVASFKLSNYLLNNININYFADTQNFVLPKHDSVRNRE
- a CDS encoding universal stress protein: MFKNILIPIDLADKKSVKALLSKALMFATASQAKLHFIYVISDFGMKMVEDYLPKNWIAEKKAKYQTQVKELIKQYVPDEIEADYYIGSGAVYDEIIKRSNDIKADLIIISAVRPQLRDYMLGPNASKIFRHSSISVLVVIDE
- a CDS encoding Rpn family recombination-promoting nuclease/putative transposase, which translates into the protein MYKVNPRVDLAFKKIFGVEENKDLLISLINSIVSEKDQIVEVTLLNPYNPKNFAADKLSILDVKAKSEAGKMFNIEIQVTDEADYDKRALYYWSKLYAEQLKAGDDYSKLNKTIGIHILNFTRYCKLS
- a CDS encoding PD-(D/E)XK nuclease family transposase; the encoded protein is MLLDTANYHSAFELRDRVTGLVYFEDIELHTIELNKFTNAKEELTDIVKKVKDSLDIWLAFLTRHDLLNKDKLPKKLDNKVLKKALTVLEVMNFNEEERNTYEDRLKWLMIEANTLKKTEMKKAAEIAKEMLIYNEPIEKIIKYTKLSTEEIEKLKREIEESNK
- a CDS encoding cytochrome ubiquinol oxidase subunit I encodes the protein MEFDQVLLSRIQFAFTISFHIIFPAFTIGLASFLAVIEGLWLKTGKTVYQEIYKFWVKIFAVTFGMGVVSGVVMSYQFGTNWSNFSDKVGNVLGPLLGFEVFTAFFLESSFLGIMLFGFNKVSKKVHFISTLIVAIGTVISAFWILSAISWMHTPTSFEIRDDGLFYPLNWLEIIFNPSFPYRFLHMLTAAYLTTSFVIGGVGSFYLLNNRYKEHAKIMLFMAVLMALFVAPVQVFIGDQHGLNTLKYQPVKVSAMEGIWDTEKGAALNIIGFPDKEEEKTKYALQIPYASSLILTHSLDGEIKGLKEWSRDERPPVATVFYSFRIMVGIGFLMVFTGIAGLYLYLKKRLYNAKWFQYWYMLMSPSGFIAVLAGWFVTEVGRQPYIVYNILRTADMASPVLGKYVFISLMAFIVVYMIVFGAGMYYILRLIKQGIKAIDNSETYGKLGLNNPF
- a CDS encoding DUF2671 domain-containing protein translates to MQEKELSNNFLEEQKDMKDDNSPFFDVKYICQASLLITDSIRKGYDVTQLPNGDVNVTEIRIVNVHYNWNSEKGKFVKTNQIEFDNSKGG